TTTTAAGCCAGTCAACTTACTAAGAGCAGAAATAGCCAGAAGACTTTTACAATCGCAGAAGGTAAGCGGATCACTTGTCAATGAAATTAAGGATAGAATCAGAACAAAGGATGTTGATTATTTTGATTCATATTCTGAAAAACTCAAAAATGGATTAACAAACTATAAAGCCCTTACTGGGAACAGTGACTACTTTACTGCTTGGAATAATTATTGGCGAATACTTTATGTATTCTTTTTCAGAGACACGGTTAAAGACACAGTTTCTTATTTTCTTCAAATTATTGGCGATGATTTAAAAGAAAAACTAAAACTATATGACTATAATCTTCACACTGTCAACTTTAATGGTACAGCTAACTTTGGTTCTACATATTGTTGGTTAGCTTTATATCCTAAATATAAAACCTCTCATCAAGACAGCTATCAGTTTTTTGTTCAATTTGATAAAGATTCTGTTGCCGGTCAATATGCGGGGTCATCTGTGACTAAACCTGAGCCCAACAAGCTAAAGCCTGTAAATACATTTGAAGATATAATCAAAGTATTTGAAGAAATGGGCGACAAAATCATTCACTTGAATCTTTTGAACAATGAAAGTATAAAGAACATAAGCAATGTTGACAAATCAAATCGCAATTACTTCAAATTTTCGCCAGGCAGACAAGCTTCGGAATGGGATAAATTTTATAATGAAGGAGTTGTTGCAATTCGATTTGAAAGTTTAAATGTCGGTGATATTTCTATGTGTAATTCAAATGCAGATGTAAACTTAAAAGCCGGATTGGCAGCAGATAATAAATCAAATCAGACTTGGAACGCTTGGCTTCTAAAATCAGCAAATATCGGTGATGTTATATTTGCTAGTAAGGGCGTTAATACTTGTATAGGAATAGGAGTCATTCAAAGTGATTACTATTATGAAGAGAATGCCGGTGGGTATAATCACCGTAGAAAAATCAAATGGATTACTGACAAAGTTTATAAATATACCTCTAAAACTCATAAAGGAAGTAAAGGTGGAACTTACATCACTCTTTTCAGACCCGATACATTTAGTCCTACTTCTGTTTATGAATTTATTTTAAATGAATATGTTAGATTGTATCCGGAACTTGCAGAAGTATTTGCTGAAAATGATTTGATGTTTGATACTAATGGTTCTGAAAAATCTGAATCTGAAAACCACAAACAAGGTCCAAAATTCTTACGATTTTTCAACCCACTTTTAAAAGTTTTAAACAAGGTTGGTGAAGGAAAACCTTCTGAGATAACTAAACTAGTAATTGATGAATTCAATTTTACAAGAGAGGAATTAGAACAAAAATCAAAAACTGGTGTGCCTCTTATTTACAATCAAGTTGCATGGGCAAGAAATTATTTGAAAGATGGAGACTTGATTTCTAATGATAAACGTGGAATATGGTCTTTGACAGAGTATGGAAAAAACAAAACACTCACTGACAAAGAAGCTTATGAATTATTCAAGTTTGTTCAGGCGAGCTTCAGAAAGCAAGACGATGAATTTGTTGCAGACAAAGATATTCAAGAAGAAATTGCTATTGACGTTGAGAAATACAGCTTTTCGGAAGACTCCGACAAGCCTTTTATTAGCGAACAAGACTTTTTACAGACAGTATCTTTGCTCAAGAAAAAGAAGAACATAATTCTGCAAGGACCTCCGGGAGTTGGCAAGACATTTATCGCTCGAAAATTGGCATATGAAATGATGCATGAGATAAATGATGCAAACATTGAAATGGTTCAATTCCACCAATCATACAGCTATGAAGACTTTATTCAAGGCTTAAGACCAACCCAAAATGGTGGCTTTGATTTAAAAGATGGAATTTTCTATTTGTTCTGTCAAAGAGCGTTAGCTCATCCTGACAGACCTTTCTTTTTCATTATTGACGAAATAAATAGAGGGAACTTGAGTAAAATATTCGGCGAATTGATGATGCTGATTGAAGCCGACAAAAGAGAAGAGAAGTTTGCCTTGAAGCTAACTTATGCCGAAGATGAAGAAGACCGTTTTTATGTTCCCCAAAATATATATATCATTGGGACTATGAATACTGCTGACCGCTCTTTGGCAATTGTTGATTACGCATTAAGAAGAAGATTTGCTTTTGTCACTCTTCAACCGGATTATAGTGGTAATTTCCGTACCTTCCTTTTAGAGAAAAAATTATCGGATGATATGGTTAATCATATTTGCTTATCTATAACTGAAGTCAATAGCAAAATCAAGAAAGATATAAATCTTGGTGAAGGATTTCAAATTGGTCATAGCTATTTTTGTAAATTTAACCTTGATGAAGATGAGAATCAATGGTGGGAGGAGATTTTGAATTTTGAATTAAAACCTCTTTTAGAAGAAATCTGGTTTGATGAAGCTGCAACAGTACAAACACAGCTCGACGTATTAAAGAGGAAGATTTAACCGCAACAACGTGAAAATATTCAATAATATGCAAGCACCAATTGAAATACCTATTCAAAATATTTATTACTTACTCTGCTATTCTTGGAACAAGTTAGACGAGAAGGAAAGAGTAAATGTATCAATTGATGGCAACACAGAATTGCTTGACCTTTTTGCTAAGGTCTTAATCAATGCTACTAAAATGCTTCTTAAAAGAGGCATTGATAAAAATTATATTGACCATACTGTCGAATTAGCGGGTATCAAAGGTAAAATTCAAATTAGTCGGACACTCAAAAGCAATCTCCTTTTTAAACAGCGAACCATATGTACTTTTGACGACTTCTCAATCAACATAATTTCAAACCGGATTCTTGTCTCAACGATTTATAGACTAGCTAGAACCAAAGGTCTTGATAATAAACTAAAAAGAGAACTAGTTTCTTTGCAAAGAATGTTAGCAGGAATTGAGCTAATTGAAATCACACTGCCTTTGTTCAAGCAAGTAAAACTTAACAGGAACAACCGTTTCTACGGTTTTGTAATGAATGTTTGTCAAATAGTTTACGAAAACACATTCCCTTCTGAAGAACAAGGTCATTTCAAATTTTCAGACTTCA
The Candidatus Kapaibacterium sp. DNA segment above includes these coding regions:
- a CDS encoding AAA family ATPase codes for the protein MTEYGKNKTLTDKEAYELFKFVQASFRKQDDEFVADKDIQEEIAIDVEKYSFSEDSDKPFISEQDFLQTVSLLKKKKNIILQGPPGVGKTFIARKLAYEMMHEINDANIEMVQFHQSYSYEDFIQGLRPTQNGGFDLKDGIFYLFCQRALAHPDRPFFFIIDEINRGNLSKIFGELMMLIEADKREEKFALKLTYAEDEEDRFYVPQNIYIIGTMNTADRSLAIVDYALRRRFAFVTLQPDYSGNFRTFLLEKKLSDDMVNHICLSITEVNSKIKKDINLGEGFQIGHSYFCKFNLDEDENQWWEEILNFELKPLLEEIWFDEAATVQTQLDVLKRKI
- the mcrC gene encoding 5-methylcytosine-specific restriction endonuclease system specificity protein McrC, which translates into the protein MQAPIEIPIQNIYYLLCYSWNKLDEKERVNVSIDGNTELLDLFAKVLINATKMLLKRGIDKNYIDHTVELAGIKGKIQISRTLKSNLLFKQRTICTFDDFSINIISNRILVSTIYRLARTKGLDNKLKRELVSLQRMLAGIELIEITLPLFKQVKLNRNNRFYGFVMNVCQIVYENTFPSEEQGHFKFSDFTRDENKMNQLFESFIRNFYKIEQRKYKTVKKETIKWQFDNTDNENNKYLPQMETDITLENDQEKIIIDAKFYRETMSIRYGKEIIKSANLYQLFAYLLNQQNEESKTLNATGILLYPKITNDYNLNFQYLGHKILIRTVNLHSDWRDISSRLKEIIELEKDSEPQH